The Bdellovibrio sp. GT3 genome contains the following window.
CAGGGGACTATTATCTTGTGCCCAAAGCCCGTGGTAAGGAAACCATGGTGGATCCTTATCTTTATCCGGTGGATGGTCAGCAGGTATTGATGACTTCAGCGGTGGCGCCGATTTTTGTGGATGGTAAATTTGTGGGTGCGGCGGGAGTCGACCTGCCATTGAAGTCATTGCAGGAAGAAGCTTCTCACATCAAACCATTTGAATCATCAGTTGCATTCTTGGTGACGGACAAAGGGCACTTTGCTGCGCATCCGGATTCCAAAATGATCACTCAGAATGCGAAGTTTGCAGTAGATGATGAAAAATTCAAAGCGGCTTTCACCAAAGGTGAAGGCCTGGTTGTGAGTGGGATGGATCCTGAGCTGAAGGAAGATTTCTTGTACGTGGTCACGCCGGTGCCAATGGGTTTGACCGAGACCTCCTGGTCCTTGGTGGTCAGAACTCCACTTAAAGATGTCATGGCTGATGCCCGTTCCATGGTGATGACTCAAATTATCATCGCAATTGCCGGGACTTTGATTCTTCTTGTAGCAGTTCAATTTATTGCAATCTACATTTCCAAATCCGTCAGTCGTATCACAGATCGCCTGTCGGCATCCGGCGACAATGTAAGTACAGCCATTGAACAGCTTTCGTTGGCAGGTCAAAGTCTGTCCCAATCGGCAAGTGAGTCGGCAGCTTCTTTGGAAGAGACTGTCGCGGCCTTGGAGGAAATGAGCTCCATGGTGCGCATGAATTCCGAAAATGCAAAACAGGCGGCGACGTTGTCGTCGCAGTCTTCGGAGTCAGCGCATAAGGGTGAGGTCGAGATGGAGGCGTTGATCCAATCAATGACTGAAATCGCGAAATCCAGCAAAGAGATCGAAGAGATCATCAACGTTATCGATGATATTGCATTCCAAACCAATCTGCTGGCGCTGAATGCTGCCGTCGAGGCGGCAAGAGCCGGAGAGCAGGGGAAAGGTTTTGCGGTCGTTGCAGAAGCCGTTCGTGCATTGGCAGCAAGGTCTGCAGTTGCAGCAAAAGATATCAACACACTGATTAAAACCAGCGTGACCAAAGTTGAAAACGGCGCTCAGCAAGCTCATCGTTCTGGTGAGGTTTTAAAAGGCATCGTTATTTCAGTTAAAAAGGTTTCTGATTTGAATCTTGAGATCTCGACTGCGAGCGAAGAGCAGGCGACGGGGATTCAACAGATTTCAAAGGCCATGAATCAACTGGATGCTTCGGTGCAGTCCAATGCGGCTTCTTCAGAGGAGATTGCCGGGACTTCCACGGATATTAGCCATCAGGCGAACGATATGAAGTCCGCCACGGTGGATATGAATGTCTTTGTTCATGGTGAAGATAAGCGCGCGGCTTAATGCGAAAATAGAGAATCGAAAAAGAAAAATTTAGAGCGAGGGGTGGTCTCCTCGCTCTTTTTATTTGTTTAGTTGGTTGGTTCAGGTTCTGGGGCTGGAGTGCCTTCTGTAATGGATTCCAAAGCCAAGGTGGTTTTTGTTCCCGCAGTAACATCTGTCACTTCGTGCTTGATCACACCAAATGGAACGTCGCCCATCCATGTTTTAATGATACGTCCGTCATCAGCAGTCACCGTTGTGCGGCAGGCTTGATAGGTGCCGGTTGTAACCGCGACTTCCTCCATTGTGCCTCCCATCATCGCACAATTCGTCATGGTGTGCTGCCAGGCATCCGGCGACCATAGACAGGACTTCATGATTTCTTCGGTGGTGGTTTCATCACCTTTCGTGGTGTCCACTTTGACGGTCCATTTGTGGGATGTTAAATCAAATTTTGTGACTTCTTTGGTGACGGACATGTCGGTTTTTGAACCGTCCAGTTTTTCCTCGGCGCCTTTCCACATTACTTTGTCTCCGACCGTTGGATAAGCCATGGCGAAGCTTGATGTCAGCAGCACGGCTGCCAGTACTTTGGAAAACATAATGACCTCCTGTCATTGGGTTGGTTGAACAAAACGGTCCCAGCATCGCATGAAGGCTTTTTCTTTTCTTTATGTATTCTGAAGGTGAGGTGTTAAGTCATTGTACACCCTTGAAAAAACTACCCAAGACTGCCGTTTCCTCCAGCTCAGAAGCTGTGAATCCGCACTGAAGTGGCCATGAATTTGCAAAAGATAAGTCCTGCAAATATCCCTCATTTACAGAACGGAGGTCGTGATGAAGTTAAAGTTTTATTTAATAGCAGCAATGATGACCTTCGTAAGCACTGCTTTTTCCGCGCGCAACATGAAGGACTCTGAAGGCGTCTATCGTCGCCGTACCGAACCTCAGCAAATCACCATTCTTGATAGTGGCATTGCCTCACTAAAAAAACGCCTGGATATGATCGAAGGCGCAAAGCGTTCGATTGAAATGGAATACTTCATTTACAGCATCGATACAGCCGGTCGTTTGATCACGGATGCTTTGATTCGTAAAGCGCGCCAAGGTGTAAAAATCCGGGTGATTGTGGATACTTCACTTCCGATCTTTGAATTGAACAAATACTACGCGTCTGTTTTGAAAGAGGCGGGGATTGAAGTTCACTACTACAACCCGGCCGTTTTAGTGCGGGTGGTAACCGTTCAGTTTCGCAGCCATCGCAAAACATTGATCGTGGATGGTATCGAAGGAATCACCGGTGGTCGCAATATCGCCGATGAATATTTTGATCTAAGCCGCGAGTACAACTTTTTGGATACCGACATCGTGGTTAAGGGTTCCATCGTTCAGGACATGTTGAAAAGCTTCGAGGAATTCTGGAATGCGGAGCTGACTGAAAATGCCCCGGTGGTCACTGCACCTCGGCCCTCTGACTTTCCGAATTTAAGTGATGATTATCAAAATGACCCGTGGGCCTTGCAGGACAAGGACGCACGTATTAGCTTAAGTCGTTTTAAGGGTGAAGTTTCCAGATATAAAGAAGGCACGGCAAAAGCCAAGGCTTTCACCGTGCTGACTCCTGAAGATTACAAAGTGCGACGTCATGTTGATACATTGGGTGCGCAGCTTTTGGCAAAGGAAACCACGGCGATTTGCAATGACACTCTTTTTGCTGCTGACTTCCCAGGTATGGGCGAGAAAACCCGCGTGCTGCGCAAGCAGCTGGCTTTGGAAGCGAGTCTGGCGACAAAGAATGTCTTTATCGAGTCACCGTACTTTGTCGTTAAGAAAGAAATTTCGACTATTCTTGATGATTTGATTCGTCGTAAAGTTCAAATCAATGTGGTGTCGAACAGTCTTTATTCCACGGATGCTTTTTATACCCAGGCGGTGTTTGATACCCGCATTCGCCGTTGGACTGAATTGGGAGTGAATGTTTGGATGCACAAAGGAAGGATTAATCCTTCTGTGTATCCGGTACTTCCAGAAGTGCGCGGTTCGCGTTGGGGGACTCACTCCAAGCGTGCGGTGATCGATGAAAAGACGATCATGGTAGGCACCTTTAACATGGATCCGCGCTCCACCAACATCAATGCCGAAATGGCTTTGATCTGTCGTGATAATCCGAAGCTCGCAAAAGCCCTGCAGGAAAATATCCAGCAGCACATCGATGGCGCCGCGAAACTCAATCGTTATGGATTGCGTGAAGACGGACGTCCGATGCACGAAAACGTACCGCTATCCAAGAAGGTTCTGTTTTGGATGACGCTGCCTTTGGCGAATGTTTTGGATTTCTTGCTGTAAAAAACTAAAAAATCACGCTATCCGGAAGCCCCAGGCGGGCAGCGATAATACGCACGATTTCACTCGCAGTTTCTTCCAAGGCACGCTCAGTCACGTTGAACACGGGCCAGCGGCGGTTTTGCTTGAAGATCTTTTCCGCGAATTCAATTTCTTTGGCGATGTGGGACATGGAAGCGTATTGGCCGCCGGTGTCCTGACCGAATTTTTCCAAACGGCTTTTGCGGATTCTTTGCAGGGAATCCATATCAATGATCAATCCCACCACTCGGCGCTGATCGACTTTGAATAGTTCTTCCGGAAGAGGGGCGTCCAAGACCAACGGAACGTTGGCGACCTTCCAGCCTTTGTGACTTAGGAAAATCGACAGGGGAGTTTTGCTGGTTCTGGAAATACCCACAAGAACGATGTCAGCTTTATCAAGCTCAGCAAAAGTTTTTCCGTCGTCGTGTTTAACGGTGTACTCAATTGCTTCAATGCGCTTGAAATAACGTTCATCAACCGCACGCAGGGCGCCCACATGGGATTCAGAGTGCTCACCAAAAAAAGTATCCAGTGTGCTCAGCAAAGGTCCGAGCAAGTCGAAATGTGGAATACCCTTGCCGGAAGCGTGTTCGCGGATCTTGTTGCGCAGGCTGGGGCTGGCAACGGTGTAAGCCAGCATTCCGCGGCGTTCGAAACATTCTTCGATCACTGCCTCGGCTTGTGCTTCAGTGCGCACATTTTTACTGCGGATAATGTTGATGTCTTTGGTGGAGTACTGAACCAAAGCAGCACGAATCATCGTGGCTGCTGTTTCACCGGTACTGTCTGAGAGAATATAGATGGTGTAGGTTTTGGCTTCAGGACTCATGGGCTTAGTCCGCAAATCCGTTGATCAAGGAGCGACGAACATTGTCGGTGTGGTTTTGCAACCAGATGTCCGGCAGCTCAGAGAACAAAATAAATGAAAAGTCAGGAGTCACTTTGATCAACAGGCACGTCGTTTTGTTTTCAGGGTCCAGATGTTGCAAATTTGTCTTACGCAAAATCGCAGCGGCATCTGTTTTAAGCCACGTCATCAAGCTGGCGTTGGGCAAAGAGATCGAGGATTTGGAGTTGTTTTTGAAAAGTTCAGAAACGCCTTTGTTAAAAAAAGCCTGTGCTTTCCAGTTGCCATCGTGATTTTCCAAAAGGATGCCGGCTTGAAACAACATCGCCAGGCGAGAGAACACCACGATCGAGCGATCAATGTGATCCTCTGGCAAGCCTTGGGAAAGACCGCGCACCAGTGCTTCGTCACGGGAAGATTCGAATTCAGTTTGAATGCGTTCGCGCTCTTCAGATTGCGGATCGAAATCATTTTCTAAAAATGATTGAAGGCGTTTTTGAAAAGTGGAGATTTTAGAGACCAAAGCTTGTGATAGACGTTCCATGATGCAATCCTCTTCACTTCATTGTGAAGTAAGATGCTTGGATTAATCAAGTACGACAGTTAAATCCTGGAAGGATTGAAGTTTGCTCCAGGCTTGCTGAAAGTTCCCGGTACTTTGTCCAGGTGGCAAAAACACACGCAGAGTGGGCTGTTGCAGGCCACTCCATACTTGGGAGATTGATTCGCACCAGGATCCCAGGTTGTCATCCCAAGGAACGACAACAACCCATCTGTTTGGCAGCAGGGACTCGGTGGCGATCATCATCGGCGCGGAGTTCGCGACCGGACGATAGAATTTCTGCATCTCAGTTTCTTTGATCACTTCGTTCAGAAAGACCGGAACGTTGGCCGAGTTGTGGCGTGAGGATTTGCACAGCTGGAAATTCAAATACCAATCCAGCTTGCCAGTCCATTGTGATTTCCCAAGTTGCGGAACCACCCACAGATCAGATCCGGGGTTTAGAGCACCAGCCTGGGAAAGCACATTCAAAGCCATTAGTGTACCTTGCTCACTTGATCTAGAAGTCCATTTACGAAACTTGCGGAATCAGATGTGCCGTATTTTTTGGCGATTTCAACTGCTTCATTGATAGCGATGTTTTCTTTGATCGGGTCAGCAGCGAATTTCATCTCCCAAACCGCGATACGCAAAATATTGCGATCGATGGTCGCCATGCGCTCCACTTTCCAGTGGGCACTGGACGCCTGGATTTTGGAATCCACAGCGGCTTTGTTATCCTGAACGCCTTTGATCAAAAGCTCGGCATAGGAAGTCGTCTCGGAGTCATAAGACTCTTCGAATACATCCATGAACGTGCGCATGCTAATTTGCGGCGTGAATTCAGTTTGGAACAGGATTTGGAGTGCGAGCTCCCGGGCTTGGCGTCTTGCTGTCAGTTTCATGATTTGGCTTTTTCTCGCTTTCGACAAAATTCATCGCTGTAAGGCTTAATTGTGGATTACTTGCATCGACAAAATCAAGCAGTTCAGCGTCCTCAAGAGTCTCAACAAATTCCTGGACGTCTTTAAAGGTACGATAAACACTCGCGAAACGAACATAAGCCACGTCATCAAGCTGTTTCAGTTCCGCCATCACTTTTTTGCCCAGCAGGCGAGAGCTCACTTCGGATTCGCCACGATTGACAATCCAAGCAGCAATTCGCTCTACCACGGCATCAATTTGCGCGACACTGACAGGACGTTTTTGGGTCGCAGCTGACAAACCCTTCAGGATTTTTTCTTTGCTGAATGGCTCGCGGCGACCGTCTTTTTTAATGATGTATGGGAGGGCGATCATGATGGTTTCAACTGTCGAAAAACGAGCTTTGCACTCAAGGCATTCGCGACGGCGACGGATGCTGCCATCTTTCTGCACTCGCGTATCTAAAACTCTGTCATCGGCATGGCCACAAAATGGGCATTTCATAGTCTTTGGTCCCGTCCCAAAAGGTTAGCCGGAGATTAGGGAGGGACCCTCTGGGAGTCAATGGCTCGGGATGAATGACCTGTTGCATCAATTTATACTGCAATGAGTTCCGTCACAGTCCAAAATTTGGCTATGATATTGGGTAAGTACGTGGACCACGTGAGGTGACAATGAAGAACGTTTTAATGCTTATTTTGCCCCTGTTTTTGGGAGCGTCCTATGCTTCAGCACAACAACCTGTCGTAGGCCGAGACGCAGCGGCGAAATATTTTCAAAAAGACAGTCAGGACGACACCACTTATGTGGGGGGCGGAAGTCAGAGCAACAACGGCCCTTCTGATCATTATCTGGCTCTTCACTATGGGCGCTATATGGCATCGCAATCTTATGACTGGGGAAAAAACGGTCAGGAAGACAACGTCGGTAAGAACAGCTTCGGTGTCACCTACCGTGTCGGGGAGTGGTACAACTCCATGGATCTGGCGTTGCGCATGGAATACAACGACTATGAGGTCGGTGGCGAAAATCCCAGCAAAATTTCATTCTTGCCTGTGATCATGTTCCCGGATGCCAGCTCACGTTTTCCTCTTTATTTCGGAGCGGGTGCGGGTTTGGGTATTTTCATGAAGCAAACCAACTCTAAATCAATGCTCACATTGGACTATCAACTGATTGCCGGTGCACGCTTTTTCAATGTGTTTGAAAGTACTGGATTCTTCATTGAGGCTGGGTTAAGAAATTCCCTGTTTTTGCTCACTTCAGGGCAGCTTAATGGAACCTTTTTAGCCGCTGGCTTGGTATTTACGTTTTGAAAATTCACAGACATCTCGCAGAGGCAGTTGTTAACGGTTTGGAAGAAATCTTCGACCAGAACAAATATGCCGACAAAGTAATTCAGTACAATCTTAAGGGCCACTCCAAGTGGGGTTCCCGTGATCG
Protein-coding sequences here:
- a CDS encoding methyl-accepting chemotaxis protein produces the protein MSVPIIFIAILVFAAMNFLVARNSLKTAEKQAVDETTAIAKAYANEMRLQAEAGLGTARILAQHLKSNRMNQHVERTPVEHTFKSILESNKSLIGVWTAWEPNAWDGQDAKFANTPGYDSTGRFIPYLSYAEGKAVLTPLLDYEKQGAGDYYLVPKARGKETMVDPYLYPVDGQQVLMTSAVAPIFVDGKFVGAAGVDLPLKSLQEEASHIKPFESSVAFLVTDKGHFAAHPDSKMITQNAKFAVDDEKFKAAFTKGEGLVVSGMDPELKEDFLYVVTPVPMGLTETSWSLVVRTPLKDVMADARSMVMTQIIIAIAGTLILLVAVQFIAIYISKSVSRITDRLSASGDNVSTAIEQLSLAGQSLSQSASESAASLEETVAALEEMSSMVRMNSENAKQAATLSSQSSESAHKGEVEMEALIQSMTEIAKSSKEIEEIINVIDDIAFQTNLLALNAAVEAARAGEQGKGFAVVAEAVRALAARSAVAAKDINTLIKTSVTKVENGAQQAHRSGEVLKGIVISVKKVSDLNLEISTASEEQATGIQQISKAMNQLDASVQSNAASSEEIAGTSTDISHQANDMKSATVDMNVFVHGEDKRAA
- a CDS encoding phospholipase D-like domain-containing protein, translating into MKLKFYLIAAMMTFVSTAFSARNMKDSEGVYRRRTEPQQITILDSGIASLKKRLDMIEGAKRSIEMEYFIYSIDTAGRLITDALIRKARQGVKIRVIVDTSLPIFELNKYYASVLKEAGIEVHYYNPAVLVRVVTVQFRSHRKTLIVDGIEGITGGRNIADEYFDLSREYNFLDTDIVVKGSIVQDMLKSFEEFWNAELTENAPVVTAPRPSDFPNLSDDYQNDPWALQDKDARISLSRFKGEVSRYKEGTAKAKAFTVLTPEDYKVRRHVDTLGAQLLAKETTAICNDTLFAADFPGMGEKTRVLRKQLALEASLATKNVFIESPYFVVKKEISTILDDLIRRKVQINVVSNSLYSTDAFYTQAVFDTRIRRWTELGVNVWMHKGRINPSVYPVLPEVRGSRWGTHSKRAVIDEKTIMVGTFNMDPRSTNINAEMALICRDNPKLAKALQENIQQHIDGAAKLNRYGLREDGRPMHENVPLSKKVLFWMTLPLANVLDFLL
- a CDS encoding pyruvate, water dikinase regulatory protein; protein product: MSPEAKTYTIYILSDSTGETAATMIRAALVQYSTKDINIIRSKNVRTEAQAEAVIEECFERRGMLAYTVASPSLRNKIREHASGKGIPHFDLLGPLLSTLDTFFGEHSESHVGALRAVDERYFKRIEAIEYTVKHDDGKTFAELDKADIVLVGISRTSKTPLSIFLSHKGWKVANVPLVLDAPLPEELFKVDQRRVVGLIIDMDSLQRIRKSRLEKFGQDTGGQYASMSHIAKEIEFAEKIFKQNRRWPVFNVTERALEETASEIVRIIAARLGLPDSVIF
- a CDS encoding GTP cyclohydrolase; the protein is MERLSQALVSKISTFQKRLQSFLENDFDPQSEERERIQTEFESSRDEALVRGLSQGLPEDHIDRSIVVFSRLAMLFQAGILLENHDGNWKAQAFFNKGVSELFKNNSKSSISLPNASLMTWLKTDAAAILRKTNLQHLDPENKTTCLLIKVTPDFSFILFSELPDIWLQNHTDNVRRSLINGFAD
- the nusB gene encoding transcription antitermination factor NusB, coding for MKLTARRQARELALQILFQTEFTPQISMRTFMDVFEESYDSETTSYAELLIKGVQDNKAAVDSKIQASSAHWKVERMATIDRNILRIAVWEMKFAADPIKENIAINEAVEIAKKYGTSDSASFVNGLLDQVSKVH
- the nrdR gene encoding transcriptional regulator NrdR, with amino-acid sequence MKCPFCGHADDRVLDTRVQKDGSIRRRRECLECKARFSTVETIMIALPYIIKKDGRREPFSKEKILKGLSAATQKRPVSVAQIDAVVERIAAWIVNRGESEVSSRLLGKKVMAELKQLDDVAYVRFASVYRTFKDVQEFVETLEDAELLDFVDASNPQLSLTAMNFVESEKKPNHETDSKTPSPGARTPNPVPN